A genome region from Perca fluviatilis chromosome 20, GENO_Pfluv_1.0, whole genome shotgun sequence includes the following:
- the aspg gene encoding 60 kDa lysophospholipase isoform X4, with amino-acid sequence MADSSNHITCLSRALSQPTLKLAECNDVSPARTIPLHPCRRRMLSSCTSIEVIEPVTSYIEARVLVINTGGTIGMTLHDNGLAPQANAFVKNLRKLPFFHDEKYAQETGLFEYYGDETLVLPRPTPHADNLFHGLSKNNKRIVYTILEYDPLLDSSNMTTEDWAKIGKDIEKNYESYDGFVILHGTDTMAYTASALSFMCEHLGKVIIVTGSQVPIYEMRNDGRDNFLGALLIAGQFVIPEVCLYFYNKLYRGNRSTKVDTGSFNAFASPNLTPLATAEVDITINWDTVWRANTTAKFQVSPELNRNVGLLRLFPGITAATVRAFLQPPMEGVVLETYGSGNAPDNRKDLLDELKEATDRGVIIMNCTQCLRGTVSASYATGTVLLDAGLLPGSDMTPEAALSKLSYVLAKKDISLDAKKKMMARNLRGEMSADLAGAKLCLRDSRFIQAIAKSLSISCKEELEAIRDALTPPLACAAAKNGDIEALEALKEMGSNLCLGDYDGRTPLHVAACEGNHKVVEYLLGLGASVYAKDRYGDTPLSNAVRFRNKEVVKLLRKTGAHFSKDELDEAGTELCSLAASADLDGLEIWSLAGADLNKPGYDGQAAIGVAQAVGNQKVVAFLVQLLSKKAKNEVIKFIATPTGL; translated from the exons ATGGCGGATTCCAGCAACCACATTACATGCCTGTCCCGGGCTTTATCACAGCCTACACTCAAATTGGCAGAATGTAACGATGTTAGTCCTGCAAGAACGATTCCGCTGCATCCATGCCGAAGGAGAATGTTATCGAGCTGCACCTCGATCGAGGTCATTGAGCCGGTGACTTCATATATCGAGGCGCGAGTCCTGGTTATCAACACCGGAGGAACCATCGGGATGACTCTTCATGATAATG GGCTTGCCCCACAAGCCAATGCATTTGTGAAGAACCTACGCAAGTTGCCCTTCTTCCACGATGAGAAGTATGCCCAGGAGACCGGCCTGTTTGAGTACTATGGAGATGAGACCCTGGTCTTGCC GAGGCCAACGCCCCATGCTGACAATCTATTTCATGG GCTGAGTAAAAACAATAAGAGGATAGTCTACACTATTTTAGAGTACGACCCTTTGCTGGACTCCTCTAATATGACCACAGAAGACTGGGCTAAAATCGGAAAGGACATTGAG aAAAACTATGAAAGCTATGATGGTTTTGTGATCCTCCATGGCACAGACACTATGGCTTACACAGCCTCTGCCCTGTCCTTCATGTGTGAACATTTGGGTAAAGTGATCATTGTCACTGGATCACAG GTGCCGATCTATGAGATGAGGAATGATGGCAGAGACAACTTTCTGGGGGCGCTGCTGATTGCTGGCCAGTTTGTCATTCCTGAG GTGTGCCTATATTTTTACAACAAACTCTACAGAGGGAATCGTTCGACCAAGGTGGATACGGGGAGTTTCAATGCATTCGCCTCCCCTAACTTGACCCCTTTGGCCACTGCTGAAGTGGACATTACAA TCAACTGGGATACAGTGTGGAGGGCAAACACCACAGCAAAGTTTCAAGTCAGCCCTGAGCTGAACAGGAACGTGGGCCTGCTCCGGCTGTTCCCAGGGATCACCGCTGCTACT GTAAGGGCTTTCCTGCAGCCGCCCATGGAGGGTGTGGTCCTGGAGACCTACGGCAGTGGAAATGCCCCCGATAACCGAAAAGACCTGTTGGATGAGCTGAAGGAGGCCACCGACCGTGGTGTCATCATCATGAACTGCACCCAGTGTCTTAGGGGGACTGTGTCTGCATCTTACGCCACTGGCACG GTATTGCTGGATGCAGGGCTGTTACCTGGCAGTGACATGACTCCAGAGGCTGCCCTTTCAAAGCTGTCCTACGTATTGGCCAAGAAAGACATAAGTCTTGATGCCAAGAAAAAG ATGATGGCTCGGAACCTGCGAGGTGAGATGAGTGCCGACTTAGCAGGAGCCAAGCTGTGTCTGAGAGACAGCCGTTTCATCCAGGCCATCGCCAAGTCTCTTAGCATCAGCTGCAAGGAG GAACTGGAAGCCATCCGTGATGCCCTGACTCCCCCACTGGCATGTGCTGCTGCTAAGAACGGAGACATAGAGGCATTGGAAGCCCTAAAGGAAATG GGCAGTAACTTGTGTCTGGGTGACTATGATGGACGAACACCCCTACATGTTGCCGCCTGTGAGGGCAACCACAAAGTGGTGGAGTACCTACTGGGTCTTGGAGCATCAGTCTATGCTAAAGATCGCTATGGGGACACACCCCTAAGCAACGCTGTACGCTTCAG GAACAAGGAGGTTGTGAAGCTGCTGAGAAAGACTGGAGCCCACTTCTCCAAAGATGAGTTGGATGAAGCCGGAACCGAACTGTGCAG CCTGGCAGCCAGCGCTGACCTGGATGGCCTGGAAATCTGGAGTCTTGCCGGAGCTGATCTGAATAAACCAGGCTACGATGGACAGGCAGCAATTGGAGTG GCCCAGGCTGTTGGCAATCAGAAAGTGGTGGCATTTTTAGTCCAACTCCTGAGCAAAAAAGCCAAG AACGAAGTGATCAAATTCATAGCCACCCCGACAGGACTGTGA
- the aspg gene encoding 60 kDa lysophospholipase isoform X5, with amino-acid sequence MADSSNHITCLSRALSQPTLKLAECNDVSPARTIPLHPCRRRMLSSCTSIEVIEPVTSYIEARVLVINTGGTIGMTLHDNGLAPQANAFVKNLRKLPFFHDEKYAQETGLFEYYGDETLVLPRPTPHADNLFHGLSKNNKRIVYTILEYDPLLDSSNMTTEDWAKIGKDIEKNYESYDGFVILHGTDTMAYTASALSFMCEHLGKVIIVTGSQVPIYEMRNDGRDNFLGALLIAGQFVIPEVCLYFYNKLYRGNRSTKVDTGSFNAFASPNLTPLATAEVDITINWDTVWRANTTAKFQVSPELNRNVGLLRLFPGITAATVRAFLQPPMEGVVLETYGSGNAPDNRKDLLDELKEATDRGVIIMNCTQCLRGTVSASYATGTVLLDAGLLPGSDMTPEAALSKLSYVLAKKDISLDAKKKMMARNLRGEMSADLAGAKLCLRDSRFIQAIAKSLSISCKEELEAIRDALTPPLACAAAKNGDIEALEALKEMGSNLCLGDYDGRTPLHVAACEGNHKVVEYLLGLGASVYAKDRYGDTPLSNAVRFRNKEVVKLLRKTGAHFSKDELDEAGTELCSLAASADLDGLEIWSLAGADLNKPGYDGQAAIGVNEVIKFIATPTGL; translated from the exons ATGGCGGATTCCAGCAACCACATTACATGCCTGTCCCGGGCTTTATCACAGCCTACACTCAAATTGGCAGAATGTAACGATGTTAGTCCTGCAAGAACGATTCCGCTGCATCCATGCCGAAGGAGAATGTTATCGAGCTGCACCTCGATCGAGGTCATTGAGCCGGTGACTTCATATATCGAGGCGCGAGTCCTGGTTATCAACACCGGAGGAACCATCGGGATGACTCTTCATGATAATG GGCTTGCCCCACAAGCCAATGCATTTGTGAAGAACCTACGCAAGTTGCCCTTCTTCCACGATGAGAAGTATGCCCAGGAGACCGGCCTGTTTGAGTACTATGGAGATGAGACCCTGGTCTTGCC GAGGCCAACGCCCCATGCTGACAATCTATTTCATGG GCTGAGTAAAAACAATAAGAGGATAGTCTACACTATTTTAGAGTACGACCCTTTGCTGGACTCCTCTAATATGACCACAGAAGACTGGGCTAAAATCGGAAAGGACATTGAG aAAAACTATGAAAGCTATGATGGTTTTGTGATCCTCCATGGCACAGACACTATGGCTTACACAGCCTCTGCCCTGTCCTTCATGTGTGAACATTTGGGTAAAGTGATCATTGTCACTGGATCACAG GTGCCGATCTATGAGATGAGGAATGATGGCAGAGACAACTTTCTGGGGGCGCTGCTGATTGCTGGCCAGTTTGTCATTCCTGAG GTGTGCCTATATTTTTACAACAAACTCTACAGAGGGAATCGTTCGACCAAGGTGGATACGGGGAGTTTCAATGCATTCGCCTCCCCTAACTTGACCCCTTTGGCCACTGCTGAAGTGGACATTACAA TCAACTGGGATACAGTGTGGAGGGCAAACACCACAGCAAAGTTTCAAGTCAGCCCTGAGCTGAACAGGAACGTGGGCCTGCTCCGGCTGTTCCCAGGGATCACCGCTGCTACT GTAAGGGCTTTCCTGCAGCCGCCCATGGAGGGTGTGGTCCTGGAGACCTACGGCAGTGGAAATGCCCCCGATAACCGAAAAGACCTGTTGGATGAGCTGAAGGAGGCCACCGACCGTGGTGTCATCATCATGAACTGCACCCAGTGTCTTAGGGGGACTGTGTCTGCATCTTACGCCACTGGCACG GTATTGCTGGATGCAGGGCTGTTACCTGGCAGTGACATGACTCCAGAGGCTGCCCTTTCAAAGCTGTCCTACGTATTGGCCAAGAAAGACATAAGTCTTGATGCCAAGAAAAAG ATGATGGCTCGGAACCTGCGAGGTGAGATGAGTGCCGACTTAGCAGGAGCCAAGCTGTGTCTGAGAGACAGCCGTTTCATCCAGGCCATCGCCAAGTCTCTTAGCATCAGCTGCAAGGAG GAACTGGAAGCCATCCGTGATGCCCTGACTCCCCCACTGGCATGTGCTGCTGCTAAGAACGGAGACATAGAGGCATTGGAAGCCCTAAAGGAAATG GGCAGTAACTTGTGTCTGGGTGACTATGATGGACGAACACCCCTACATGTTGCCGCCTGTGAGGGCAACCACAAAGTGGTGGAGTACCTACTGGGTCTTGGAGCATCAGTCTATGCTAAAGATCGCTATGGGGACACACCCCTAAGCAACGCTGTACGCTTCAG GAACAAGGAGGTTGTGAAGCTGCTGAGAAAGACTGGAGCCCACTTCTCCAAAGATGAGTTGGATGAAGCCGGAACCGAACTGTGCAG CCTGGCAGCCAGCGCTGACCTGGATGGCCTGGAAATCTGGAGTCTTGCCGGAGCTGATCTGAATAAACCAGGCTACGATGGACAGGCAGCAATTGGAGTG AACGAAGTGATCAAATTCATAGCCACCCCGACAGGACTGTGA
- the aspg gene encoding 60 kDa lysophospholipase isoform X3 — MADSSNHITCLSRALSQPTLKLAECNDVSPARTIPLHPCRRRMLSSCTSIEVIEPVTSYIEARVLVINTGGTIGMTLHDNGLAPQANAFVKNLRKLPFFHDEKYAQETGLFEYYGDETLVLPLSKNNKRIVYTILEYDPLLDSSNMTTEDWAKIGKDIEKNYESYDGFVILHGTDTMAYTASALSFMCEHLGKVIIVTGSQVPIYEMRNDGRDNFLGALLIAGQFVIPEVCLYFYNKLYRGNRSTKVDTGSFNAFASPNLTPLATAEVDITINWDTVWRANTTAKFQVSPELNRNVGLLRLFPGITAATVRAFLQPPMEGVVLETYGSGNAPDNRKDLLDELKEATDRGVIIMNCTQCLRGTVSASYATGTVLLDAGLLPGSDMTPEAALSKLSYVLAKKDISLDAKKKMMARNLRGEMSADLAGAKLCLRDSRFIQAIAKSLSISCKEELEAIRDALTPPLACAAAKNGDIEALEALKEMGSNLCLGDYDGRTPLHVAACEGNHKVVEYLLGLGASVYAKDRYGDTPLSNAVRFRNKEVVKLLRKTGAHFSKDELDEAGTELCSLAASADLDGLEIWSLAGADLNKPGYDGQAAIGVAQAVGNQKVVAFLVQLLSKKAKPCAYYPSIHPSIHPSIHPSVHFINCLCIPACIAQEAGYTSR; from the exons ATGGCGGATTCCAGCAACCACATTACATGCCTGTCCCGGGCTTTATCACAGCCTACACTCAAATTGGCAGAATGTAACGATGTTAGTCCTGCAAGAACGATTCCGCTGCATCCATGCCGAAGGAGAATGTTATCGAGCTGCACCTCGATCGAGGTCATTGAGCCGGTGACTTCATATATCGAGGCGCGAGTCCTGGTTATCAACACCGGAGGAACCATCGGGATGACTCTTCATGATAATG GGCTTGCCCCACAAGCCAATGCATTTGTGAAGAACCTACGCAAGTTGCCCTTCTTCCACGATGAGAAGTATGCCCAGGAGACCGGCCTGTTTGAGTACTATGGAGATGAGACCCTGGTCTTGCC GCTGAGTAAAAACAATAAGAGGATAGTCTACACTATTTTAGAGTACGACCCTTTGCTGGACTCCTCTAATATGACCACAGAAGACTGGGCTAAAATCGGAAAGGACATTGAG aAAAACTATGAAAGCTATGATGGTTTTGTGATCCTCCATGGCACAGACACTATGGCTTACACAGCCTCTGCCCTGTCCTTCATGTGTGAACATTTGGGTAAAGTGATCATTGTCACTGGATCACAG GTGCCGATCTATGAGATGAGGAATGATGGCAGAGACAACTTTCTGGGGGCGCTGCTGATTGCTGGCCAGTTTGTCATTCCTGAG GTGTGCCTATATTTTTACAACAAACTCTACAGAGGGAATCGTTCGACCAAGGTGGATACGGGGAGTTTCAATGCATTCGCCTCCCCTAACTTGACCCCTTTGGCCACTGCTGAAGTGGACATTACAA TCAACTGGGATACAGTGTGGAGGGCAAACACCACAGCAAAGTTTCAAGTCAGCCCTGAGCTGAACAGGAACGTGGGCCTGCTCCGGCTGTTCCCAGGGATCACCGCTGCTACT GTAAGGGCTTTCCTGCAGCCGCCCATGGAGGGTGTGGTCCTGGAGACCTACGGCAGTGGAAATGCCCCCGATAACCGAAAAGACCTGTTGGATGAGCTGAAGGAGGCCACCGACCGTGGTGTCATCATCATGAACTGCACCCAGTGTCTTAGGGGGACTGTGTCTGCATCTTACGCCACTGGCACG GTATTGCTGGATGCAGGGCTGTTACCTGGCAGTGACATGACTCCAGAGGCTGCCCTTTCAAAGCTGTCCTACGTATTGGCCAAGAAAGACATAAGTCTTGATGCCAAGAAAAAG ATGATGGCTCGGAACCTGCGAGGTGAGATGAGTGCCGACTTAGCAGGAGCCAAGCTGTGTCTGAGAGACAGCCGTTTCATCCAGGCCATCGCCAAGTCTCTTAGCATCAGCTGCAAGGAG GAACTGGAAGCCATCCGTGATGCCCTGACTCCCCCACTGGCATGTGCTGCTGCTAAGAACGGAGACATAGAGGCATTGGAAGCCCTAAAGGAAATG GGCAGTAACTTGTGTCTGGGTGACTATGATGGACGAACACCCCTACATGTTGCCGCCTGTGAGGGCAACCACAAAGTGGTGGAGTACCTACTGGGTCTTGGAGCATCAGTCTATGCTAAAGATCGCTATGGGGACACACCCCTAAGCAACGCTGTACGCTTCAG GAACAAGGAGGTTGTGAAGCTGCTGAGAAAGACTGGAGCCCACTTCTCCAAAGATGAGTTGGATGAAGCCGGAACCGAACTGTGCAG CCTGGCAGCCAGCGCTGACCTGGATGGCCTGGAAATCTGGAGTCTTGCCGGAGCTGATCTGAATAAACCAGGCTACGATGGACAGGCAGCAATTGGAGTG GCCCAGGCTGTTGGCAATCAGAAAGTGGTGGCATTTTTAGTCCAACTCCTGAGCAAAAAAGCCAAG CCTTGTGCctattatccatccatccatccatccatccatccatccatccatccgtccgtCCATTTTATAAACTGCTTGtgtatcccagcatgcattgcacAAGAGGCAGGTTACACCTCTAGATAG
- the arf6b gene encoding ADP-ribosylation factor 6b: MGKVLSKIFGNKEMRILMLGLDAAGKTTILYKLKLGQSVTTIPTVGFNVETVTYKNVKFNVWDVGGQDKIRPLWRHYYTGTQGLIFVVDCADRDRIDEARQELHRIINDREMRDAIILIFANKQDLPDAMKPHEIQEKLGLTRIRDRNWYVQPSCATTGDGLYEGLTWLTSNYKS, translated from the coding sequence ATGGGGAAAGTGCTGTCTAAAATATTTGGCAACAAGGAGATGAGAATATTAATGCTTGGACTTGATGCTGCTGGAAAGACAACAATCCTTTACAAACTGAAACTCGGACAGTCTGTCACCACAATCCCCACAGTCGGCTTCAACGTGGAGACTGTCACCTACAAAAATGTCAAGTTCAACGTCTGGGATGTTGGAGGGCAAGATAAGATTCGTCCTCTGTGGCGACACTACTACACAGGCACCCAAGGGTTAATTTTCGTGGTGGATTGCGCGGACAGGGATCGCATCGACGAGGCTAGGCAGGAACTCCACCGCATCATTAATGACCGGGAGATGAGGGATGCCATCATCTTGATTTTCGCCAATAAGCAAGACCTTCCTGATGCCATGAAGCCACACGAAATCCAAGAGAAGCTCGGATTGACCCGCATCAGAGATAGGAATTGGTATGTTCAGCCCTCCTGTGCGACCACAGGTGATGGACTGTATGAGGGCTTGACATGGCTAACTTCAAATTACAAATCTTAA
- the aspg gene encoding 60 kDa lysophospholipase isoform X2, which yields MADSSNHITCLSRALSQPTLKLAECNDVSPARTIPLHPCRRRMLSSCTSIEVIEPVTSYIEARVLVINTGGTIGMTLHDNGLAPQANAFVKNLRKLPFFHDEKYAQETGLFEYYGDETLVLPRPTPHADNLFHGLSKNNKRIVYTILEYDPLLDSSNMTTEDWAKIGKDIEKNYESYDGFVILHGTDTMAYTASALSFMCEHLGKVIIVTGSQVPIYEMRNDGRDNFLGALLIAGQFVIPEVCLYFYNKLYRGNRSTKVDTGSFNAFASPNLTPLATAEVDITINWDTVWRANTTAKFQVSPELNRNVGLLRLFPGITAATVRAFLQPPMEGVVLETYGSGNAPDNRKDLLDELKEATDRGVIIMNCTQCLRGTVSASYATGTVLLDAGLLPGSDMTPEAALSKLSYVLAKKDISLDAKKKMMARNLRGEMSADLAGAKLCLRDSRFIQAIAKSLSISCKEELEAIRDALTPPLACAAAKNGDIEALEALKEMGSNLCLGDYDGRTPLHVAACEGNHKVVEYLLGLGASVYAKDRYGDTPLSNAVRFRNKEVVKLLRKTGAHFSKDELDEAGTELCSLAASADLDGLEIWSLAGADLNKPGYDGQAAIGVAQAVGNQKVVAFLVQLLSKKAKTVFGQFNEYDEDDEEENEVIKFIATPTGL from the exons ATGGCGGATTCCAGCAACCACATTACATGCCTGTCCCGGGCTTTATCACAGCCTACACTCAAATTGGCAGAATGTAACGATGTTAGTCCTGCAAGAACGATTCCGCTGCATCCATGCCGAAGGAGAATGTTATCGAGCTGCACCTCGATCGAGGTCATTGAGCCGGTGACTTCATATATCGAGGCGCGAGTCCTGGTTATCAACACCGGAGGAACCATCGGGATGACTCTTCATGATAATG GGCTTGCCCCACAAGCCAATGCATTTGTGAAGAACCTACGCAAGTTGCCCTTCTTCCACGATGAGAAGTATGCCCAGGAGACCGGCCTGTTTGAGTACTATGGAGATGAGACCCTGGTCTTGCC GAGGCCAACGCCCCATGCTGACAATCTATTTCATGG GCTGAGTAAAAACAATAAGAGGATAGTCTACACTATTTTAGAGTACGACCCTTTGCTGGACTCCTCTAATATGACCACAGAAGACTGGGCTAAAATCGGAAAGGACATTGAG aAAAACTATGAAAGCTATGATGGTTTTGTGATCCTCCATGGCACAGACACTATGGCTTACACAGCCTCTGCCCTGTCCTTCATGTGTGAACATTTGGGTAAAGTGATCATTGTCACTGGATCACAG GTGCCGATCTATGAGATGAGGAATGATGGCAGAGACAACTTTCTGGGGGCGCTGCTGATTGCTGGCCAGTTTGTCATTCCTGAG GTGTGCCTATATTTTTACAACAAACTCTACAGAGGGAATCGTTCGACCAAGGTGGATACGGGGAGTTTCAATGCATTCGCCTCCCCTAACTTGACCCCTTTGGCCACTGCTGAAGTGGACATTACAA TCAACTGGGATACAGTGTGGAGGGCAAACACCACAGCAAAGTTTCAAGTCAGCCCTGAGCTGAACAGGAACGTGGGCCTGCTCCGGCTGTTCCCAGGGATCACCGCTGCTACT GTAAGGGCTTTCCTGCAGCCGCCCATGGAGGGTGTGGTCCTGGAGACCTACGGCAGTGGAAATGCCCCCGATAACCGAAAAGACCTGTTGGATGAGCTGAAGGAGGCCACCGACCGTGGTGTCATCATCATGAACTGCACCCAGTGTCTTAGGGGGACTGTGTCTGCATCTTACGCCACTGGCACG GTATTGCTGGATGCAGGGCTGTTACCTGGCAGTGACATGACTCCAGAGGCTGCCCTTTCAAAGCTGTCCTACGTATTGGCCAAGAAAGACATAAGTCTTGATGCCAAGAAAAAG ATGATGGCTCGGAACCTGCGAGGTGAGATGAGTGCCGACTTAGCAGGAGCCAAGCTGTGTCTGAGAGACAGCCGTTTCATCCAGGCCATCGCCAAGTCTCTTAGCATCAGCTGCAAGGAG GAACTGGAAGCCATCCGTGATGCCCTGACTCCCCCACTGGCATGTGCTGCTGCTAAGAACGGAGACATAGAGGCATTGGAAGCCCTAAAGGAAATG GGCAGTAACTTGTGTCTGGGTGACTATGATGGACGAACACCCCTACATGTTGCCGCCTGTGAGGGCAACCACAAAGTGGTGGAGTACCTACTGGGTCTTGGAGCATCAGTCTATGCTAAAGATCGCTATGGGGACACACCCCTAAGCAACGCTGTACGCTTCAG GAACAAGGAGGTTGTGAAGCTGCTGAGAAAGACTGGAGCCCACTTCTCCAAAGATGAGTTGGATGAAGCCGGAACCGAACTGTGCAG CCTGGCAGCCAGCGCTGACCTGGATGGCCTGGAAATCTGGAGTCTTGCCGGAGCTGATCTGAATAAACCAGGCTACGATGGACAGGCAGCAATTGGAGTG GCCCAGGCTGTTGGCAATCAGAAAGTGGTGGCATTTTTAGTCCAACTCCTGAGCAAAAAAGCCAAG ACAGTATTTGGTCAATTTAATGAgtatgatgaagatgatgaggaggag AACGAAGTGATCAAATTCATAGCCACCCCGACAGGACTGTGA
- the aspg gene encoding 60 kDa lysophospholipase isoform X1, whose amino-acid sequence MADSSNHITCLSRALSQPTLKLAECNDVSPARTIPLHPCRRRMLSSCTSIEVIEPVTSYIEARVLVINTGGTIGMTLHDNGLAPQANAFVKNLRKLPFFHDEKYAQETGLFEYYGDETLVLPRPTPHADNLFHGLSKNNKRIVYTILEYDPLLDSSNMTTEDWAKIGKDIEKNYESYDGFVILHGTDTMAYTASALSFMCEHLGKVIIVTGSQVPIYEMRNDGRDNFLGALLIAGQFVIPEVCLYFYNKLYRGNRSTKVDTGSFNAFASPNLTPLATAEVDITINWDTVWRANTTAKFQVSPELNRNVGLLRLFPGITAATVRAFLQPPMEGVVLETYGSGNAPDNRKDLLDELKEATDRGVIIMNCTQCLRGTVSASYATGTVLLDAGLLPGSDMTPEAALSKLSYVLAKKDISLDAKKKMMARNLRGEMSADLAGAKLCLRDSRFIQAIAKSLSISCKEELEAIRDALTPPLACAAAKNGDIEALEALKEMGSNLCLGDYDGRTPLHVAACEGNHKVVEYLLGLGASVYAKDRYGDTPLSNAVRFRNKEVVKLLRKTGAHFSKDELDEAGTELCSLAASADLDGLEIWSLAGADLNKPGYDGQAAIGVAQAVGNQKVVAFLVQLLSKKAKPCAYYPSIHPSIHPSIHPSVHFINCLCIPACIAQEAGYTSR is encoded by the exons ATGGCGGATTCCAGCAACCACATTACATGCCTGTCCCGGGCTTTATCACAGCCTACACTCAAATTGGCAGAATGTAACGATGTTAGTCCTGCAAGAACGATTCCGCTGCATCCATGCCGAAGGAGAATGTTATCGAGCTGCACCTCGATCGAGGTCATTGAGCCGGTGACTTCATATATCGAGGCGCGAGTCCTGGTTATCAACACCGGAGGAACCATCGGGATGACTCTTCATGATAATG GGCTTGCCCCACAAGCCAATGCATTTGTGAAGAACCTACGCAAGTTGCCCTTCTTCCACGATGAGAAGTATGCCCAGGAGACCGGCCTGTTTGAGTACTATGGAGATGAGACCCTGGTCTTGCC GAGGCCAACGCCCCATGCTGACAATCTATTTCATGG GCTGAGTAAAAACAATAAGAGGATAGTCTACACTATTTTAGAGTACGACCCTTTGCTGGACTCCTCTAATATGACCACAGAAGACTGGGCTAAAATCGGAAAGGACATTGAG aAAAACTATGAAAGCTATGATGGTTTTGTGATCCTCCATGGCACAGACACTATGGCTTACACAGCCTCTGCCCTGTCCTTCATGTGTGAACATTTGGGTAAAGTGATCATTGTCACTGGATCACAG GTGCCGATCTATGAGATGAGGAATGATGGCAGAGACAACTTTCTGGGGGCGCTGCTGATTGCTGGCCAGTTTGTCATTCCTGAG GTGTGCCTATATTTTTACAACAAACTCTACAGAGGGAATCGTTCGACCAAGGTGGATACGGGGAGTTTCAATGCATTCGCCTCCCCTAACTTGACCCCTTTGGCCACTGCTGAAGTGGACATTACAA TCAACTGGGATACAGTGTGGAGGGCAAACACCACAGCAAAGTTTCAAGTCAGCCCTGAGCTGAACAGGAACGTGGGCCTGCTCCGGCTGTTCCCAGGGATCACCGCTGCTACT GTAAGGGCTTTCCTGCAGCCGCCCATGGAGGGTGTGGTCCTGGAGACCTACGGCAGTGGAAATGCCCCCGATAACCGAAAAGACCTGTTGGATGAGCTGAAGGAGGCCACCGACCGTGGTGTCATCATCATGAACTGCACCCAGTGTCTTAGGGGGACTGTGTCTGCATCTTACGCCACTGGCACG GTATTGCTGGATGCAGGGCTGTTACCTGGCAGTGACATGACTCCAGAGGCTGCCCTTTCAAAGCTGTCCTACGTATTGGCCAAGAAAGACATAAGTCTTGATGCCAAGAAAAAG ATGATGGCTCGGAACCTGCGAGGTGAGATGAGTGCCGACTTAGCAGGAGCCAAGCTGTGTCTGAGAGACAGCCGTTTCATCCAGGCCATCGCCAAGTCTCTTAGCATCAGCTGCAAGGAG GAACTGGAAGCCATCCGTGATGCCCTGACTCCCCCACTGGCATGTGCTGCTGCTAAGAACGGAGACATAGAGGCATTGGAAGCCCTAAAGGAAATG GGCAGTAACTTGTGTCTGGGTGACTATGATGGACGAACACCCCTACATGTTGCCGCCTGTGAGGGCAACCACAAAGTGGTGGAGTACCTACTGGGTCTTGGAGCATCAGTCTATGCTAAAGATCGCTATGGGGACACACCCCTAAGCAACGCTGTACGCTTCAG GAACAAGGAGGTTGTGAAGCTGCTGAGAAAGACTGGAGCCCACTTCTCCAAAGATGAGTTGGATGAAGCCGGAACCGAACTGTGCAG CCTGGCAGCCAGCGCTGACCTGGATGGCCTGGAAATCTGGAGTCTTGCCGGAGCTGATCTGAATAAACCAGGCTACGATGGACAGGCAGCAATTGGAGTG GCCCAGGCTGTTGGCAATCAGAAAGTGGTGGCATTTTTAGTCCAACTCCTGAGCAAAAAAGCCAAG CCTTGTGCctattatccatccatccatccatccatccatccatccatccatccgtccgtCCATTTTATAAACTGCTTGtgtatcccagcatgcattgcacAAGAGGCAGGTTACACCTCTAGATAG